A window from Pokkaliibacter sp. MBI-7 encodes these proteins:
- the rsmB gene encoding 16S rRNA (cytosine(967)-C(5))-methyltransferase RsmB, with product MSARQEALLALLDVLEGGHSLTAALGHAKPLSDPRDQALLQELSYGVLRWQPQLQAIANYLLMKKFKRRDLDVYLIIQLGLYQLMHTRVPSHAAISQTVEICRGIDKQWATGLVNGILRRFERDQGDIIATLQGKPEFDHVHPGWFIAKLAHAWPQHWKAILDANNERPPMTLRVNLAHGSREDYLQLLQQAEIAAQPTPFSPVGLTLEQPVDVNKLPGFNDGLVSVQDEAAQLAAGLLAPQAGERLLDACCAPGGKTAHLLELASAAGHEVEVVAMDVDPQRLQRTQETLERLQLGAELMCGDAAEQDWWDQQYFDAILADVPCSATGVIRRHPDIKALRTNEDIGQLAELQLRILANLWSMLKPGGRLVYATCSVLPQENNRIIERFSRDHDDVQVQPLQVDWGIEQSCGRQLFPTSQGHDGFFYALLHKRAAC from the coding sequence ATGAGCGCCCGTCAGGAAGCCTTACTGGCACTGCTGGATGTCCTTGAAGGCGGCCACTCTCTGACCGCCGCCCTCGGTCACGCCAAACCGCTCAGTGATCCCCGCGATCAGGCTTTGTTACAGGAGCTGAGTTATGGCGTGCTGCGCTGGCAACCACAGTTGCAGGCCATCGCCAATTACCTGCTGATGAAGAAATTCAAGCGCCGTGATCTGGATGTCTATCTGATCATCCAGCTGGGCCTGTATCAGCTGATGCACACCCGGGTTCCTTCCCATGCAGCCATCAGTCAGACCGTGGAAATCTGCCGCGGGATCGACAAGCAATGGGCTACCGGTCTGGTCAACGGCATTCTGCGCCGCTTTGAGCGCGATCAGGGTGACATCATCGCCACCCTGCAAGGCAAGCCCGAGTTTGATCATGTCCATCCCGGCTGGTTCATTGCCAAGCTGGCCCACGCCTGGCCACAGCACTGGAAAGCCATTCTGGATGCCAACAACGAACGCCCGCCCATGACCCTGAGAGTCAATCTGGCCCATGGCAGTCGTGAGGATTACCTGCAACTGCTACAGCAGGCAGAGATTGCAGCACAGCCTACACCCTTCAGTCCGGTCGGGCTGACGCTGGAACAGCCGGTTGATGTCAACAAACTGCCCGGCTTCAACGACGGCCTGGTCAGCGTGCAGGACGAAGCGGCACAGCTGGCAGCAGGTTTGCTTGCCCCCCAGGCCGGCGAGCGTCTGCTGGATGCCTGCTGCGCCCCCGGTGGCAAAACGGCTCATCTGCTGGAACTGGCCAGCGCCGCAGGTCATGAAGTGGAAGTGGTCGCCATGGATGTTGATCCACAACGCCTGCAGCGTACTCAGGAAACGCTGGAACGGCTGCAACTGGGCGCCGAGCTGATGTGTGGCGATGCGGCAGAACAGGACTGGTGGGATCAGCAATACTTCGATGCCATTCTGGCCGATGTTCCCTGCTCGGCCACCGGTGTCATTCGCCGTCATCCCGATATCAAGGCATTGCGCACCAATGAAGATATTGGCCAGCTGGCCGAGCTGCAACTGCGCATTCTGGCCAATCTGTGGTCGATGCTGAAGCCGGGAGGCCGTCTGGTGTACGCCACCTGCTCGGTATTACCGCAGGAAAACAATCGCATCATTGAACGCTTCAGCCGTGACCACGACGATGTCCAGGTACAGCCTCTGCAGGTCGACTGGGGTATTGAACAGTCCTGCGGTCGCCAGCTGTTTCCGACCTCACAGGGTCATGACGGATTCTTTTACGCCTTGCTGCACAAACGGGCAGCCTGCTGA
- the fmt gene encoding methionyl-tRNA formyltransferase encodes MSTSKPLRIVFAGTPEFAATNLQAVLSSRHEVIGVYTQPDRPAGRGQKLTASPVKQLAQQHDIPVYQPLSLRNAEAQAELASLEADLMVVVAYGLILPQGVLDTPRLGCINVHASILPRWRGAAPIHRAVLAGDSESGVTIMQMEAGLDTGPMLQKVFTPISTTETSGTLHDRLASLGADALLQVLEQLAEGPLQGETQDDALATYAHKLEKEEGMMDWRLPSTQLDRQVRGLHPWPVAYTDIGDKRIRVLAAAVEVTQHGQLPGTLLQADRQGLLIACGDGALRLTHIQLPGSRAMAVADVLNSRASDFTPGIRFGQQETET; translated from the coding sequence ATGAGCACATCCAAGCCCCTTCGCATCGTCTTCGCCGGCACGCCCGAGTTTGCCGCCACTAATCTGCAGGCCGTTCTGTCCAGCCGCCATGAGGTGATCGGAGTCTATACACAGCCCGACCGGCCTGCTGGACGTGGCCAGAAGCTCACTGCCAGCCCGGTCAAGCAGCTGGCACAGCAGCATGATATACCGGTTTACCAGCCATTGAGCCTGCGCAACGCTGAGGCCCAGGCGGAACTGGCAAGCCTGGAAGCCGACCTGATGGTGGTCGTGGCCTATGGTCTGATTCTGCCGCAAGGAGTGCTGGATACTCCGCGTCTTGGGTGCATCAACGTCCATGCCTCCATCCTGCCACGCTGGCGTGGCGCGGCACCGATTCATCGTGCGGTGCTGGCAGGCGACAGCGAAAGCGGAGTGACCATCATGCAGATGGAAGCAGGTCTGGATACCGGCCCCATGTTGCAGAAAGTCTTCACCCCCATCAGCACAACTGAAACCAGCGGCACCCTGCATGACCGACTGGCCTCGCTGGGCGCAGACGCCTTGCTGCAGGTACTGGAACAATTGGCGGAAGGGCCACTGCAAGGTGAAACGCAGGATGATGCTCTGGCAACCTATGCCCACAAGCTGGAAAAAGAAGAAGGCATGATGGACTGGCGTTTACCCTCCACCCAGCTAGACCGTCAGGTACGCGGCCTGCATCCCTGGCCGGTGGCCTATACCGATATCGGTGATAAACGCATTCGGGTACTGGCAGCTGCCGTCGAAGTGACCCAGCATGGCCAGCTTCCCGGTACGCTGTTGCAGGCAGATCGTCAGGGTCTGCTGATCGCCTGTGGTGACGGTGCCCTGCGCCTGACCCATATCCAGCTTCCCGGCAGCCGTGCTATGGCCGTCGCCGATGTACTCAACTCTCGTGCCAGTGACTTCACTCCAGGCATACGTTTTGGCCAGCAGGAGACAGAGACATGA
- the def gene encoding peptide deformylase — protein MALLEILEFPDARLRTKATSFTAEEISDPQLQTMIDDMFETMYKAPGIGLAASQVNFHKRLVVIDVSEENDQPLVFINPEVTPLTDELETMQEGCLSVPGFYEEVTRPERVRVKAIDRHGKAFEMEADGLLAVCIQHELDHLEGKLFVDYISPLKRNRIRKKLEKQHRQAAEA, from the coding sequence ATGGCACTACTCGAAATTCTGGAATTTCCCGATGCGCGCCTGCGCACCAAAGCCACATCGTTCACGGCAGAAGAGATCAGCGATCCTCAACTGCAGACCATGATCGATGACATGTTCGAGACCATGTACAAGGCTCCCGGCATTGGCCTGGCCGCCAGTCAGGTCAACTTCCACAAGCGTCTGGTAGTTATTGATGTCTCTGAGGAAAACGATCAGCCGCTGGTCTTTATCAACCCCGAAGTCACGCCTCTGACCGATGAGCTGGAAACCATGCAGGAAGGCTGCCTGTCAGTACCCGGTTTCTACGAGGAAGTGACCCGTCCCGAGCGGGTCAGAGTCAAAGCCATTGATCGTCATGGCAAGGCATTCGAGATGGAAGCTGATGGCCTGCTGGCTGTTTGCATCCAGCACGAACTGGATCATCTGGAAGGCAAGCTGTTCGTCGACTACATTTCTCCGCTCAAGCGCAACCGCATTCGCAAGAAGCTGGAAAAGCAGCATCGTCAGGCAGCGGAAGCCTGA
- a CDS encoding LysM peptidoglycan-binding domain-containing protein has protein sequence MRKLLISVLLCFSAVVYAEQPALKNDAPTVYQVVKGDTLWHITGRFFSNPWLWPKIWAKNPQIANPHWIYPGDEIFLVKVNGQPRLALKRGDAYLKATGSGVGDKVKLLPQMRVANLSPVPTLPVETIAPFLRSSLVIKPGELDKAPYVVGTDDQRLLSAAGQLLYVRGTLPYDEGEWRLYRPGSMLTENLGEKKIAYGQEAKYIATLKLETEAESGDIHKFEVLHVAEEIRSGDRLVKMPADDPYAPFAPSYPADPDVKGRILAVPSGVAYTGRNDIVILNVGEDSALEPGNILQINAAGEQVKDPFTKEVVTLPDSRAGVLMVFKVFDHTSYALVLKAERTLRVGDKVVSPDY, from the coding sequence ATGCGCAAATTGCTGATCTCCGTGCTGTTGTGCTTTTCAGCAGTGGTGTACGCCGAGCAACCTGCGTTAAAGAACGATGCACCGACGGTGTATCAGGTGGTCAAGGGAGACACACTCTGGCATATCACTGGTCGCTTCTTCTCCAATCCCTGGCTGTGGCCAAAAATCTGGGCCAAGAACCCACAGATCGCCAATCCGCACTGGATTTACCCTGGCGATGAAATCTTTCTGGTCAAGGTTAATGGTCAGCCCAGGCTGGCGCTCAAGCGGGGTGATGCCTATCTGAAAGCCACGGGCTCCGGTGTCGGCGACAAGGTCAAACTGCTGCCGCAGATGCGCGTAGCCAATCTGTCACCCGTGCCGACATTGCCGGTGGAAACCATTGCTCCCTTCCTGCGCAGCAGTCTGGTCATCAAGCCCGGTGAGCTGGACAAGGCCCCCTACGTGGTGGGTACAGATGATCAGCGTTTGCTCAGTGCGGCAGGTCAGCTGCTCTATGTCCGTGGCACCTTGCCCTATGATGAAGGTGAATGGCGTCTGTATCGTCCAGGCTCGATGCTGACCGAGAATCTGGGTGAGAAGAAGATCGCCTACGGTCAGGAAGCCAAATACATTGCGACACTGAAGCTGGAAACGGAAGCCGAAAGTGGCGATATCCATAAGTTTGAAGTCCTGCATGTAGCCGAAGAGATTCGTAGCGGCGACCGGCTGGTGAAGATGCCCGCTGACGATCCTTATGCTCCCTTCGCGCCTTCCTACCCTGCTGATCCCGACGTCAAGGGACGCATCCTTGCCGTGCCTTCGGGCGTGGCCTACACCGGCCGCAACGATATAGTTATCCTTAACGTCGGTGAAGATTCGGCACTGGAGCCGGGCAATATCTTGCAGATCAATGCCGCAGGGGAACAGGTCAAGGATCCTTTTACCAAGGAAGTGGTCACCCTGCCTGATTCACGGGCCGGGGTGCTGATGGTGTTCAAGGTTTTTGATCACACCAGCTACGCGCTGGTCCTGAAAGCCGAGCGTACCCTGCGCGTGGGCGACAAGGTCGTCTCGCCTGACTACTGA
- a CDS encoding DHCW motif cupin fold protein yields the protein MQMQNIPFVTTTWDDVERTEHLGVTGVAYWQTRSFGDIRVRMVEYTPGYLADHWCSKGHVLLCLEGELHTELDDGRTFILRAGMSYQVADQAEAHRSSTVTGARLFIVD from the coding sequence ATGCAGATGCAGAATATTCCCTTTGTCACCACGACCTGGGATGACGTGGAGCGTACTGAACACCTGGGCGTTACCGGGGTGGCCTACTGGCAAACCCGGAGCTTTGGCGATATTCGAGTACGGATGGTGGAATACACACCCGGTTATTTGGCCGATCACTGGTGCAGCAAAGGGCATGTCCTGCTGTGTCTTGAAGGTGAACTGCATACCGAGCTGGATGATGGCCGCACCTTTATTCTGCGCGCAGGCATGAGCTATCAGGTTGCGGATCAGGCGGAAGCCCATCGCTCCAGTACCGTGACAGGCGCCAGACTCTTTATCGTTGACTGA
- the dprA gene encoding DNA-processing protein DprA, with amino-acid sequence MSANTFLPHLIWQSLPRCGNRLWLKLAEEWPDWPRPLLDPPAALLKQLPRDAAAMLSSRGLTGVAAPWQAEHDRVQSWLSASDRHQLLCFEDDQYPPLLKQIDDAPPLLYVLGDVAVLNHPQLAIVGSRHASHQGIGNARQFAKDIASQGLAVTSGLALGIDTAAHEGALAGNGITLAVLGTGVDVLYPARNRSLAAQITEQGGALVSEFPLGTTPQRSLFPKRNRLISGLSVGTIVVEAALQSGSLSTARHGMSQNRAVFAIPGSIHNPLSRGCHALIREGATLLESTEQIAQEVTSLLAFHYQYSQYAVPRQPQRAEHVMETEPVSTAGREDVFKAVAPEPVLVAGHLSPKSGEENCGLAEKLVPAHPLWRVLDDLPRPPDQLAELANLAIEEVLGQLLQWELEGRVVLEPGGYSRFVG; translated from the coding sequence ATGTCTGCCAATACGTTTCTCCCTCATCTGATCTGGCAGAGCCTGCCTCGTTGTGGCAATCGCCTGTGGCTGAAGCTGGCTGAGGAATGGCCAGACTGGCCGCGTCCTCTTCTGGATCCGCCCGCTGCCCTGCTTAAACAGTTACCCAGAGATGCCGCTGCCATGCTGAGCAGCCGCGGCCTCACAGGTGTGGCCGCACCCTGGCAGGCCGAGCATGACAGGGTACAGAGCTGGCTATCGGCCAGTGATCGCCATCAGTTGCTGTGCTTTGAAGATGACCAGTACCCACCGCTACTCAAACAAATTGATGATGCACCACCCCTGTTGTATGTGCTGGGAGACGTTGCTGTCCTCAATCATCCGCAACTGGCTATCGTCGGCAGCCGCCATGCCAGCCATCAGGGTATTGGCAATGCCCGCCAGTTTGCCAAGGACATTGCCAGTCAGGGACTGGCCGTCACCAGTGGTCTGGCACTCGGCATCGATACCGCTGCCCACGAAGGCGCCCTAGCCGGGAATGGCATCACGCTAGCCGTACTGGGGACGGGTGTGGATGTGCTCTACCCGGCACGTAATCGTAGTCTGGCGGCGCAGATCACCGAACAGGGCGGAGCCCTGGTATCTGAGTTTCCCCTTGGGACGACTCCGCAGCGCTCGCTGTTCCCCAAGCGTAACCGGCTGATCAGTGGCCTCAGTGTGGGCACCATTGTGGTGGAAGCCGCACTGCAGAGTGGTTCATTGTCCACAGCCCGTCATGGCATGAGCCAGAACCGTGCCGTCTTTGCGATTCCCGGTTCCATCCATAATCCCCTCAGTCGTGGTTGTCATGCGCTGATCCGGGAAGGCGCCACCCTGCTGGAAAGCACTGAACAGATTGCACAGGAAGTGACGTCATTGCTGGCTTTTCACTATCAGTACAGCCAGTACGCCGTACCACGGCAGCCACAGAGAGCTGAGCACGTGATGGAAACTGAACCCGTTTCAACGGCGGGCAGAGAGGATGTATTCAAGGCGGTTGCGCCTGAACCTGTACTCGTTGCGGGGCACTTATCGCCAAAATCAGGTGAGGAAAACTGCGGATTAGCAGAGAAGTTAGTACCTGCTCACCCGTTGTGGCGAGTGCTGGATGATCTGCCGCGACCACCGGATCAACTGGCGGAGCTGGCTAATCTGGCCATAGAAGAGGTGCTGGGGCAGCTGCTGCAATGGGAACTGGAAGGCCGTGTGGTGCTGGAGCCCGGCGGCTACAGCCGTTTTGTTGGCTGA
- a CDS encoding GNAT family N-acetyltransferase, which translates to MTLSHTDHLTDGTALHDWLQRAASHGHRLPVILQGESLWITLQLQHWQTALPPQPLYLGPDHLDHCECKTLRAASLLLGQERQCVIFDSRQALDIDALAAASGLVTAGGVFIWLLPPSEQWQQQGAFHQRLLRLLAVDSHVWLIQAQRQRTPQLKEPPRQADHHLSSDPDCLSEDQAIAVQRIIRTAQGRARRPLVIQADRGRGKSSALGLAAARLIHLGMAALQPILVTAPRQAACAEVLAQAQRHLSATQAELLRYISPDQLLDQLPDAALLLVDEAASLPAAVLQTLLQRYPRVIFASTVHGYEGTGRGFAVRFVDYLNQHAPAWKGISLSTPIRWRDHDPLETLIRQWLLLDAEPHALATDHALTTPTALIQETRAEVLASDEALLHGLFGLLVQAHYRTTPSDLQQLLEDPQCQTTLAVSATRQVMGAAVLVQEGPLEPSLAEAVWLGQRRPKGQLLPQSLLFHCGLRHSGQLRYGRIMRVAVAANLRQQGIGLQLLQDIEQRARRQGLDCLGSSFGATDYLLRFWQKAGYCVVRLGLTRDAASGEYAVMVLKPLNSVGHALVQDARRRFLYELPELLNGALQRAEPALLHQLLAVADLPAVSLSAQDRDDLQAFTRGNRDLLLSRGALKRLLLLALKRGADAQACLGLIGAVLQQCDETLLCQRLACSPGKPLSQLLRRQAQVLLTWLE; encoded by the coding sequence ATGACTTTATCCCACACAGATCACCTGACAGACGGCACGGCCTTGCATGACTGGCTCCAGCGGGCAGCCAGTCATGGTCATCGCTTACCTGTCATCCTGCAGGGCGAGTCGCTGTGGATCACTCTGCAGCTGCAGCACTGGCAAACGGCGCTGCCCCCCCAGCCGCTTTATCTCGGCCCGGACCACCTTGACCATTGCGAGTGCAAGACCTTACGCGCCGCCAGCCTGCTGCTTGGGCAGGAGCGCCAGTGTGTCATTTTCGATAGTCGTCAGGCTCTGGATATCGATGCGCTGGCGGCTGCCAGTGGGCTGGTGACCGCAGGGGGGGTGTTTATCTGGCTGCTACCACCGTCGGAGCAATGGCAGCAGCAGGGCGCTTTTCATCAGCGCTTGCTGCGTCTGCTGGCAGTTGACTCTCATGTCTGGCTGATCCAGGCGCAACGTCAGCGCACGCCGCAGCTCAAGGAGCCGCCGCGGCAAGCTGACCATCACCTCAGCAGCGACCCTGATTGTCTGAGTGAAGATCAGGCCATTGCGGTACAACGGATTATCAGGACCGCACAAGGACGGGCACGGCGACCACTGGTCATTCAGGCAGATCGGGGGCGGGGTAAATCCAGCGCGCTGGGATTGGCCGCCGCACGGCTGATCCATCTGGGTATGGCGGCGCTGCAGCCAATTCTTGTGACCGCCCCCCGGCAGGCGGCCTGTGCCGAAGTGCTGGCCCAGGCTCAGCGTCATCTGAGTGCGACTCAGGCTGAGCTATTGCGCTATATCAGCCCGGATCAACTGCTCGACCAGCTGCCGGATGCGGCTTTACTGCTGGTGGATGAGGCCGCCAGCCTGCCTGCAGCGGTGTTACAGACCTTATTGCAGCGCTATCCACGGGTGATTTTTGCATCCACCGTACATGGTTACGAAGGTACGGGGCGCGGCTTTGCGGTGCGCTTTGTCGACTATCTCAATCAGCATGCGCCGGCATGGAAGGGTATCAGCCTGAGTACGCCGATACGCTGGCGTGACCATGATCCGCTGGAAACCCTGATCCGCCAGTGGCTGCTGCTGGATGCCGAGCCTCATGCTCTCGCCACTGATCACGCTCTAACAACCCCAACCGCACTCATCCAGGAGACCCGTGCCGAAGTGCTGGCCAGCGATGAGGCGCTGCTGCACGGCCTGTTCGGGCTGCTGGTACAGGCTCATTACCGCACCACACCCAGTGATCTGCAGCAACTGCTGGAAGACCCGCAGTGCCAGACCACACTGGCGGTGTCAGCCACCCGGCAGGTGATGGGAGCCGCGGTGCTGGTGCAGGAGGGGCCGCTTGAGCCCTCACTGGCAGAAGCCGTGTGGCTGGGACAACGCCGCCCCAAAGGTCAGTTGCTGCCGCAGTCACTGCTGTTCCACTGCGGACTGCGTCACAGCGGGCAGCTACGATACGGCCGGATCATGCGGGTGGCCGTCGCTGCCAATCTGCGTCAACAGGGGATCGGTCTGCAGCTGCTGCAGGATATAGAGCAACGCGCCCGCCGCCAGGGCCTGGACTGCCTTGGCAGCAGCTTTGGCGCTACCGACTATCTGCTGCGCTTCTGGCAAAAGGCAGGGTATTGCGTGGTGCGGCTGGGCCTGACGCGCGATGCGGCCAGTGGTGAATATGCTGTGATGGTGCTGAAGCCTCTCAACTCCGTCGGCCATGCGTTAGTGCAGGATGCCCGCCGGCGCTTCCTCTACGAGTTACCTGAACTGCTGAATGGCGCGCTGCAGCGCGCTGAACCCGCACTGCTGCATCAGTTGCTGGCGGTGGCCGATCTGCCCGCGGTATCGCTCAGTGCGCAGGACCGTGATGATTTGCAGGCTTTCACCCGGGGTAATCGCGATCTGCTGCTCAGCCGCGGCGCACTGAAGCGCCTGCTGTTGCTGGCACTGAAGCGTGGAGCAGACGCACAGGCCTGTCTTGGTCTGATCGGCGCGGTGCTGCAGCAGTGCGACGAAACGCTACTCTGCCAGCGTCTGGCATGCTCGCCCGGCAAACCACTCAGTCAGCTGCTGCGGCGACAGGCACAGGTGTTACTGACCTGGCTGGAGTAG
- a CDS encoding Sua5/YciO/YrdC/YwlC family protein: MNLYIRQAVQALRAGGVIAYPTEAVWGLGCDPWNASAFARLLEVKQRPPEKGVILAAANLEQIAPLLVGLNEDQMQMLQATWPGPNTWIMSDPEGWIPDWIKGKHNKVAVRVSNHPLVRELCQAWDGPLVSTSANPSGVAPARSRLRLQQYFGYGLDAIVPGALGGQAQPSRIRDLVTGTVLR; encoded by the coding sequence ATGAATCTGTATATCCGACAGGCCGTTCAGGCACTGCGTGCCGGCGGCGTAATTGCCTATCCGACGGAAGCGGTTTGGGGGTTGGGCTGTGATCCCTGGAATGCCAGTGCCTTTGCCCGCCTGCTGGAGGTCAAGCAGCGCCCGCCGGAGAAAGGTGTCATTCTGGCGGCTGCCAATCTGGAGCAGATCGCTCCGCTGCTGGTTGGGCTCAATGAAGACCAGATGCAGATGCTGCAGGCCACCTGGCCCGGTCCCAATACCTGGATCATGTCTGACCCGGAAGGCTGGATACCTGACTGGATCAAAGGCAAGCACAACAAGGTCGCCGTGCGGGTGAGCAACCATCCGCTGGTGCGTGAATTGTGTCAGGCCTGGGACGGCCCGCTGGTGTCCACCTCTGCCAATCCTTCCGGCGTGGCTCCGGCACGCAGCCGGCTGCGGCTGCAGCAGTATTTTGGCTACGGTCTGGATGCCATCGTGCCCGGTGCTCTGGGTGGACAGGCTCAGCCATCACGTATTCGCGATCTGGTCACCGGCACGGTACTCCGCTAG
- the hemF gene encoding oxygen-dependent coproporphyrinogen oxidase has protein sequence MSLPGSASLPDSQKVKTYLLNLQQRICDALEQADGQAQFIEESWERPAGGGGRTRVMSGGQVFEKGGVNFSHVMGDNLPPSASAHRPEMAGRSFEAMGVSLVMHPDNPYIPTSHANVRFFIARKPDAEPVWWFGGGFDLTPYYGFSEDCVHWHQVARAACQPFGEDIYPRFKHWCDEYFFLKHRNEARGVGGLFFDDFNELGFEQSFAFMQAVGDAYLQAYLPIVERRRELAFAEQQKTFQKFRRGRYVEFNLVYDRGTLFGLQSGGRTESILMSLPPEVNWGYNWQPEPDSEEARLYTDFLPHRDWLEGR, from the coding sequence ATGTCCCTGCCCGGTTCTGCATCCCTGCCTGACAGCCAGAAGGTTAAAACCTATCTGCTGAATCTGCAGCAGCGTATCTGTGATGCCCTGGAGCAGGCAGACGGTCAGGCGCAGTTTATCGAGGAAAGCTGGGAACGGCCCGCAGGTGGCGGCGGCCGTACCCGGGTCATGTCGGGAGGACAGGTCTTTGAGAAAGGCGGGGTGAACTTCTCCCATGTGATGGGGGACAACCTGCCGCCGTCGGCTTCTGCTCACCGTCCGGAAATGGCCGGACGCAGCTTCGAGGCCATGGGCGTCTCGCTGGTGATGCACCCCGACAACCCCTACATTCCCACTTCGCATGCCAACGTGCGCTTCTTTATCGCCCGCAAGCCTGATGCCGAGCCGGTATGGTGGTTTGGTGGCGGTTTTGACCTGACCCCCTACTACGGCTTTAGTGAAGACTGCGTGCACTGGCATCAGGTTGCCCGCGCCGCCTGCCAGCCGTTTGGCGAGGATATCTATCCGCGCTTCAAGCACTGGTGTGATGAGTACTTTTTCCTCAAGCACCGTAACGAGGCCCGGGGCGTCGGCGGTTTGTTCTTCGATGACTTCAATGAACTGGGTTTTGAGCAGAGCTTTGCTTTCATGCAGGCGGTGGGTGATGCCTACCTGCAGGCTTACCTGCCTATCGTCGAGCGCCGCCGTGAGCTGGCCTTTGCTGAACAGCAGAAGACGTTCCAGAAATTCCGCCGTGGCCGCTATGTTGAATTCAATCTGGTCTATGACCGCGGCACGCTGTTTGGCCTGCAGTCAGGTGGCCGCACTGAGTCCATCCTTATGTCGCTGCCGCCGGAAGTGAACTGGGGCTACAACTGGCAGCCCGAGCCGGACAGTGAGGAAGCACGCCTGTATACCGATTTTCTGCCCCATCGTGACTGGCTGGAGGGCCGCTGA
- the aroE gene encoding shikimate dehydrogenase, translating into MSTDRYFLLGNPVSHSKSPFIHTTFAEATAQSLQYATRLCPLDDFAGQVQQLWQEGCLGMNVTVPFKEQAPALCQVLSPRVALAGAANTLYLRDGKVCCDNTDGIGMMQDILVNLGWQVAARRVLVLGAGGAVRGVLQPLLQARPREVVVANRTAARAEALADVFARTAAEQDCQIRGCGFTDVGDQPFDLIINGTSASLQGELPPLPASVVASTTAVYDMMYGAEPTPFLHWAEQLGAERGQDGLGMLVEQAAEAFALWRGVRPQTAPVIEALRQTLLASKA; encoded by the coding sequence ATGTCGACTGATCGTTATTTCCTGCTGGGCAACCCGGTCTCCCACAGCAAGTCACCCTTTATCCATACCACCTTTGCCGAGGCTACCGCGCAGTCATTGCAGTACGCCACGCGCCTGTGTCCGCTGGATGATTTCGCCGGACAGGTACAACAGCTGTGGCAGGAAGGTTGTCTGGGCATGAATGTCACCGTGCCTTTCAAGGAACAGGCCCCGGCGCTGTGTCAGGTACTGAGCCCCCGCGTAGCACTGGCGGGCGCTGCCAACACCCTGTATCTGCGTGATGGCAAGGTGTGCTGCGACAATACCGATGGCATCGGCATGATGCAGGATATTCTGGTCAACCTGGGCTGGCAGGTTGCCGCCAGGCGGGTGCTGGTACTGGGTGCTGGCGGCGCTGTGCGTGGCGTATTGCAACCGCTGTTGCAGGCCCGACCCCGTGAGGTGGTGGTGGCCAACCGCACCGCTGCCAGGGCGGAGGCGCTGGCCGATGTGTTTGCCCGGACGGCCGCTGAGCAGGACTGCCAGATACGTGGCTGTGGCTTTACCGACGTCGGTGACCAGCCCTTTGATCTGATCATCAACGGCACCTCTGCCAGCCTGCAGGGGGAACTGCCACCGCTACCCGCCAGCGTGGTCGCTTCCACCACCGCTGTCTATGACATGATGTACGGTGCTGAGCCCACCCCCTTTCTGCACTGGGCTGAACAGCTGGGTGCAGAGCGTGGTCAGGATGGCCTGGGCATGCTGGTGGAGCAGGCAGCAGAAGCCTTTGCCCTGTGGCGTGGCGTACGCCCGCAGACGGCGCCGGTGATAGAGGCGTTGCGTCAGACGTTGCTGGCGAGCAAAGCCTGA